The following proteins are co-located in the Larimichthys crocea isolate SSNF chromosome XXIV, L_crocea_2.0, whole genome shotgun sequence genome:
- the tdrd6b gene encoding tudor domain-containing protein 6: MCSIPGLPTPGSKVPVVVTRVNLNPSCGLVELWVNMDYGREHIYEQMREDIQIPKRKFCGLEGKPRDLCLVCISDTWHRARIVSIQSETYNVFLIDQGQPHIAKSENLAWGQSDSFLLPPETQSCILANVLSHENNWPERATRLLMSLPGKKIEGLVQHVLMPDRIILLDIPDVSKYICKCGVAKKIPMDEFKCLVLKCLHLPKGEDSEAYHITQEQDLKLSCQLEKHDQYFYPELLTDTFETVIVTEVTSPQNIFCKLLIFSKAVKILSEQIHQHYEKSSDLGEAKPQNCWDPCAARDRNGRWQRSLLKQNMTSDGAVEVLHVDEGITELVPVGDIKPLHGKFLRMPVVTYTCSLDGLKDDSTEWTTEQTDYLKSLLLHQTVEACFNQHNIPQDVYYVTLYAENASCINNSFIEKGRPCKNEPIPPLFFSSLEDKPCIDIQNKICVNVDGLLEETLSNIANVEASDRTDDVPTSGADGSERPDFLGQRNGYHSAGFPSEVQKPCDDGVFTVGRSVDVNVSCIESLQRFWCQITENGDTLRLLMQNLQDQYASTHPQPLVESVCVARNPDDGMWYRARIIASQHSPVVDVRFIDYGLTRKVPLRDVRPIDPAFLQLNAQAFHCCLSNLKDSTSPTAVTWTNSALMENFVDFSASSNIGLKCIVKAVMSDEEGLQLNVVDIETPSEGACKLLAQRSAQDESHVPVPPQISSDAYSYPTHNIEVGGKEKVWVTFSESVNHFYCQLERNSHLFEKVMANVQQLIGQPQGTDHPLGVNMICFVRYTDNKWYRGQVVETSPKLRVFFVDYGQTLVVNESDVCPIPTEASIVRSVPVQAVPLGLFSVPAQVPEKVNKWFADHAIDSSLTISVLAKGAKGKLFVELFDGSLNVNVKVTEMISQMMGQTMTGLVQRTDQQLCINTKHASVPNEHCLMQEPMDVSLTRMAEQNEVHSSNEMHELKMSPQSIANASAQENKQGNTSTLDEQRNLSLDVILEYEETVSAETFIQGGHSDLETTQLSLPLCPEENVNCMYKRPDISLNKTEEVYASCIVEPHYFWCQYTNTEGLSMVSRLAQEEGWSQKDIPERFFKTLGPGSSCLAVFSSDNQWYRAQVIRRTDDILHVLFVDYGNECDVDIKNVRPLSQSLLEKAPQAFLCSLNGFGESKGSWDDGVYDDFYNLLVDKPLRVRVFNMEDHSEIAVPQYAVQVEFENMVVNEMMQKYWKPAATDQNKTETLQTEHLLQEGQIESNMTQLNVSKGNVNTCMYKKPNLSKNKKVEVYASCIVEPHYFWCQYANAEELNEVTRLAQEAGQAQQDIMFTKTRVHKTLGPGGPCLALFCSDEQWYRAQVINRVDDSFHVVFIDYGNESDVDLKNVRPLSQNLLDNAPQAFLCSLNGFDKSRGSWVDEVYEDFYSLLVDKPLKLTVFSMEDHSEILTHQHAVEIECEGVDVNAAMQKYWKPVAKERVLIESPQRETFQQDGQTDANMTEHVMLENPQTEDLTQSGQTESEIKHLNVNTCMYKKPNLSKNKTEMVYASCIVEPHFFWCQYANTEELNEVSGLAQGAGQAQEDTMFTKTLGPGSPCLALFSSDNQWYRAQVIRRLDDAFCVLFIDYGNESDVDIKNVRPLPQSLLDKAPQAFLCSLNGFDKSEGSWDDQIYNDFYNLLVDKLLKLTVLNMDSHSEIAVPQYAVEIECEGVVVNAQMEKYWKGLDTETSVGSALDPDEYP, encoded by the exons atgtgTTCGATTCCCGGGCTTCCAACGCCAGGATCAAAAGTACCTGTTGTCGTCACGAGGGTTAATCTAAACCCCAGTTGTGGTCTTGTGGAACTATGGGTTAACATGGATTATGGAAGGGAGCATATTTATGAGCAGATGCGAGAAGACATTCAAATTCCTAAAAGGAAGTTTTGTGGACTAGAAGGAAAACCGAGGGACCTCTGTCTAGTTTGCATCAGTGATACCTGGCATAGAGCTCGGATTGTATCGATTCAGAGTGAAACTTACAATGTTTTTCTAATTGACCAGGGACAGCCCCATATTGCCAAAAGTGAAAATTTAGCCTGGGGTCAAAGTGACagttttctccttcctcctgaAACTCAATCATGCATACTTGCAAATGTCCTCTCCCATGAGAATAACTGGCCTGAAAGAGCCACAAGGCTTTTGATGTCTCTGCCTGGCAAGAAGATTGAGGGACTGGTCCAACATGTGCTAATGCCAGACAGGATCATTCTCCTTGACATACCAGATGTTTCCAAGTACATTTGTAAGTGTGGAGTTGCAAAGAAGATACCAATGGATGAATTTAAATGTCTTGTACTGAAATGTCTTCATTTACCCAAAGGAGAGGACTCTGAGGCCTACCACATAACGCAGGAACAGGATCTGAAGCTTAGTTGCCAACTTGAGAAGCATGACCAATATTTTTACCCAGAACTGTTAACTGACACTTTTGAAACAGTTATTGTAACAGAGGTAACAAGTCCACAGAATATATTTTGCAAACTCCTAATTTTTTCCAAAGCAGTGAAGATATTATCTGAACAAATCCACCAGCACTATGAAAAGAGCTCAGATTTAGGAGAGGCAAAACCACAGAACTGCTGGGATCCATGTGCTGCTAGAGACCGAAATGGCAGATGGCAGCGCTCGTTACTTAAGCAAAACATGACTAGCGACGGTGCTGTGGAAGTCTTGCATGTGGATGAAGGGATAACTGAATTAGTCCCAGTTGGAGACATCAAACCACTGCATGGAAAGTTTCTGAGAATGCCAGTTGTCACATATACCTGTTCACTTGATGGCTTAAAAGATGACAGCACAGAGTGGACTACAGAACAGACGGACTACTTGAAGTCACTGCTCCTGCACCAGACTGTGGAGGCCTGTTTTAACCAGCATAATATACCTCAAGATGTCTATTATGTCACTCTCTATGCAGAAAATGCTTCATGCATAAACAATTCTTTTATAGAGAAGGGAAGACCTTGTAAGAATGAACCTATTCCGCCACTATTCTTCAGTTCACTTGAAGACAAACCATGCATTGATATACAGAAcaaaatctgtgtaaatgttGATGGTTTACTAGAGGAAACTTTGTCAAACATCGCAAACGTAGAGGCCAGTGACAGGACAGATGATGTACCCACTTCTGGTGCGGATGGCTCAGAACGTCCAGACTTTCTAGGACAGCGCAATGGGTATCATTCAGCAGGTTTCCCCTCTGAGGTCCAGAAGCCTTGTGATGATGGTGTGTTTACTGTAGGCCGCAGTGTCGATGTAAATGTATCTTGCATTGAAAGTCTACAGAGGTTCTGGTGTCAAATAACAGAAAATGGTGACACTCTTCGACTCCTTATGCAAAACCTGCAAGACCAATATGCGTCCACTCACCCTCAGCCGCTCGttgagtctgtctgtgttgcCCGAAATCCAGACGATGGGATGTGGTACAGAGCAAGGATCATTGCAAGTCAGCACTCCCCAGTTGTAGATGTGAGATTTATAGACTATGGCCTAACTAGAAAAGTCCCTCTGCGAGATGTGCGCCCCATTGATCCAGCTTTCTTACAGCTGAATGCACAGGCATTTCATTGTTGCTTATCAAATCTGAAGGATTCTACTAGTCCCACTGCTGTCACTTGGACTAACTCTGCATTAATGGAGAATTTTGTCGATTTCAGTGCATCGTCCAACATTGGGTTGAAATGCATTGTAAAAGCTGTAATGTCTGATGAAGAAGGTCTGCAGCTTAATGTGGTAGATATTGAAACACCATCTGAAGGTGCATGCAAGCTTCTGGCTCAGAGATCTGCACAGGATGAATCTCATGTGCCAGTTCCTCCACAGATCTCATCGGATGCATACAGTTACCCCACACACAATATTGAGGTGGGcggaaaagaaaaagtgtgggTAACCTTTTCAGAGAGTGTGAATCACTTCTACTGCCAACTGGAGAGGAATTCACATTTGTTTGAGAAAGTGATGGCAAATGTTCAACAACTCATTGGACAGCCACAGGGCACAGATCACCCACTTGGAGTTAATATGATTTGCTTTGTAAGGTACACTGATAATAAGTGGTACAGAGGTCAAGTTGTAGAAACGTCTCCAAAACTTAGAGTGTTCTTTGTGGACTATGGTCAAACCCTTGTAGTGAATGAATCTGATGTTTGCCCCATTCCAACTGAAGCAAGCATCGTCAGGTCTGTTCCTGTGCAGGCTGTTCCACTTGGACTGTTCAGTGTCCCTGCACAAGTGCCAGAGAAGGTCAACAAGTGGTTTGCAGATCATGCTATTGACTCCAGTTTGACCATTTCTGTGTTAGCAAAAGGGGCAAAAGGGAAGCTATTTGTCGAACTCTTTGATGGAtctctaaatgtaaatgtgaaagtTACAGAGATGATATCACAGATGATGGGACAAACAATGACTGGTCTCGTTCAGAGgactgaccagcagctctgtatcaacacaaaacacgctAGTGTGCCAAATGAACACTGTTTAATGCAAGAGCCAATGGATGTGTCATTAACAAGGATGGCGGAACAAAATGAGGTCCACAGCAGCAATGAAATGCATGAACTAAAGATGAGTCCACAATCCATTGCTAATGCATCTGCACAAGAGAATAAACAAGGAAATACTTCGACACTGGATGAACAAAGAAATCTATCTTTGGATGTCATTCTTGAGTACGAAGAAACCGTGTCTGCAGAAACTTTCATACAAGGTGGCCACAGTGACTTGGAAACTACACAACTTTCCCTTCCCCTTTGCCCTGAGGAAAATGTGAACTGCATGTACAAGAGGCCAGACATTTCTCTAAACAAGACAGAGGAGGTATATGCTTCCTGCATTGTTGAACCACATTACTTTTGGTGTcagtacacaaacactgaaggcCTGAGCATGGTGTCGAGGCTTGCTCAGGAAGAAGGATGGTCACAAAAGGACATACCCGAGAGGTTTTTCAAGACTCTTGGTCCTGGTAGTTCATGCCTTGCTGTTTTTTCCAGTGACAACCAGTGGTATCGAGCTCAGGTAATTCGGAGAACTGATGATATacttcatgttctgtttgttgACTACGGAAATGAGTGTGATGTTGACATCAAGAATGTGAGACCACTGTCTCAGAGTCTGCTTGAGAAGGCTCCACAGGCCTTTTTGTGCTCTTTAAATGGATTTGGTGAGTCCAAGGGCTCCTGGGACGATGGTGTTTATGATGACTTCTACAATCTTCTGGTTGATAAACCACTCAGAGTAAGAGTCTTCAATATGGAGGACCATTCAGAGATTGCGGTTCCTCAATATGCAGTGCAAGTAGAGTTTGAGAATATGGTTGTAAATGAGATGATGCAGAAATACTGGAAACCAGCTGCCACAGACCAAAATAAGACAGAAACCCTGCAAACAGAACATTTACTCCAGGAAGGTCAAATTGAGTCCAACATGACGCAGCTTAATGTTTCCAAAGGAAATGTGAACACTTGCATGTACAAGAAACCAAacctttccaaaaacaaaaaagtggaAGTATATGCTTCTTGTATTGTGGAACCACATTACTTCTGGTGTCAGTACGCCAACGCTGAGGAGCTCAATGAAGTAACCAGGCTTGCTCAGGAAGCAGGACAGGCACAGCAGGACATAATGTTCACAAAGACACGTGTTCACAAGACTCTTGGTCCTGGCGGTCCGTGCCTTGCTCTATTTTGCAGTGATGAACAGTGGTATCGAGCTCAAGTAATTAACAGAGTTGATGATTCATtccatgttgtgtttattgACTATGGAAATGAGTCTGATGTTGACCTCAAGAATGTGAGACCACTGTCCCAGAATTTGCTGGATAATGCTCCTCAGGCCTTTTTGTGCTCTTTGAATGGATTTGACAAGTCCAGGGGTTCATGGGTTGACGAAGTGTACGAGGACTTCTACAGTCTTCTGGTTGATAAACCCCTCAAACTAACAGTGTTTAGCATGGAAGACCATTCAGAGATCTTAACTCATCAGCATGCAGTGGAAATAGAGTGTGAAGGAGTGGATGTAAACGCAGCAATGCAGAAATACTGGAAACCAGTTGCCAAAGAACGTGTTTTGATAGAAAGCCCACAAAGAGAAACCTTCCAGCAAGATGGTCAAACTGATGCcaacatgacagaacatgttATGTTAGAAAACCCTCAAACAGAAGACTTAACCCAGAGTGGTCAAACTGAGTCCGAAATAAAGCATCTTAATGTTAATACATGCATGTACAAGAAGCCAAACCTTTCCAAAAATAAGACTGAGATGGTGTATGCCTCTTGTATTGTGGAACCACATTTCTTCTGGTGTCAATACGCCAACACTGAGGAGCTCAATGAAGTATCCGGGCTTGCTCAGGGAGCAGGACAGGCACAGGAGGACACAATGTTCACCAAGACTCTTGGTCCTGGCAGCCCATGTCTTGCTCTGTTTTCCAGTGACAACCAGTGGTATCGAGCTCAAGTAATCCGCAGATTGGACGATGCATTCTGCGTTCTGTTTATTGACTATGGAAATGAGTCTGATGTTGACATCAAGAATGTGAGACCACTGCCCCAGAGCCTGCTGGATAAGGCTCCTCAGGCCTTTTTGTGCTCTTTGAATGGATTTGATAAGTCAGAGGGCTCCTGGGATGACCAAATCTACAACGACTTCTACAATCTTCTGGTTGATAAGCTACTCAAACTGACTGTTCTCAACATGGACAGCCATTCAGAGATTGCAGTCCCTCAATATGCAGTAGAAATAGAGTGCGAGGGAGTGGTTGTCAATGCACAGATGGAGAAATACTGGAAAGGACTGGACACGGAGACCAGTGTGGGATCAG ctctggaCCCAGATGAATACCCATGA
- the ankrd66 gene encoding ankyrin repeat domain-containing protein 66 has protein sequence MTELHQAAAAGDFDRVEEILGQNKCNPNQRDIDWSHKTPLHWAAAKGHTETVRILIEHGARPCLRTEHGWTPAHFAAESGRLAVLRLLHSLHAPIDKEDCCGDRPARIAEIYGHQDCVRFLKKAEIECQAYRKMAAQKEISLDDTDEEWAEQGKENEENRISNSNIQT, from the exons ATGACCGAGTTGCACCAGGCGGCAGCAGCGGGGGACTTCGATCGGGTCGAGGAGATCCTGGGGCAAAACAAATGCAATCCCAACCAGAGAGACATCGACTGGAGTCACAAGACGCCTCTGCACTGGGCGGCAGCTAAAG GACATACAGAAACGGTCAGGATCCTGATCGAGCATGGAGCCAGGCCGTGTCTGAGGACGGAGCATGGATGGACCCCTGCCCACTTTGCTGCAGAGTCTGGTCGGCTGGCCGTGCTGCGCCTGCTGCACTCCCTCCACGCCCCTATAGACAAGGAGGACTGCTGTGGAGACAGACCAGCGCGCATAGCTGAAATATATGGACACCAGGACTGCGTTCGATTCCTTAAAAA AGCAGAAATTGAGTGCCAGGCCTACCGAAAGATGGCAGCCCAAAAAGAGATTTCACTGGACGATACGGACGAGGAGTGGGCAGAACAAGGCAAGGAGAACGAGGAAAACAGGATCTCAAACAGTAACATTCAGACATGA
- the adgrf3a gene encoding adhesion G protein-coupled receptor F4: MWLFILIYVLGLNISQASGAANSTQMYYFKLKIDKNAIGNLSTAFVYNNNNVRVSDLKKTTICQNVTNGVQCTCEPLHKWGDKSCESKTECCQKDTCTFSKDKATACVSNTSVTINGSMELNVLNYASCLNEKTSVEYKKCSNNVTTEMKMMYSTLSGFNNLEILRYRLGSIYVEFLISIAEAVDPQALISISKDLSEALGPLSMETTGVVHLKIPKGPVCYNKTEKLECTVQHDLQTSPRWQLKSKERSKLITNGTQATLTQETLRTTVTITGVDALWEGEYMCIYEQSANNSFTITHKASGVMDVALQPNIAITTSPSFPSCQDEESVTLTVQCNIDNSDESYVVKWSSQKTAVTQPIHQDGIYKARIVVKCDPKPTTPPQVNCSFVNSCNQTRNASTDINIIYDGDKFCTANGDWENTKAGFTAVLKCKDNGPGERKRKCNSDATWGPETSSCVNKAVDNVLQKANIIDIGLGDVQENAADVFSLLGNVTNNTQNINTFANMNATIEVLSTLSKKSQLKPNSTSTNDFLESSSNLLNKSLADTWKTKTENRSLAGTYLDSVEQIIRMADIQSTTTKKNLEVAAKNCSKGSKCENKVFNVTILLDSEDPGSVKTAGFKELDSYLPNKDDDYQPNSIVVSTTAERKSSSVTIEIDFPLTKKRPRNVKMQCVSWDNTTNSWSSLGCKWGGPDDEGRCICTHLSSFAILMSKYPIDIPYMTEITYAGLSVSVISLIISLTIELIVWSTVVKTNSLYLRHTAHVNISLTLLIADSCFLASSEPSQISVIWCEIVVLFKHFCYLAMFFWMLCLSTTLLHQTTFPLHQLSKKVYLRYSLFVGYVCPMLIVFITFITNKAGSENTYFSKETCWLVYDGFMVGSIHTFVIPVGIIVFINIFSMVVVIMKLLHHPQFAKTSNSTEKKALVTVMRSVVLLTPIFGVTWIFGFAVMIVDLTSGILALAINYIFTALNAFQGFFILLTTCLFDKMTREALLNRFKINSPSSITESSAKSESIQK; encoded by the exons ATGTGGCTCTTTATACTGATTTATGTCCTGGGGTTAAACATCTCTCAG GCTTCTGGAGCAG CCAATTCaacacaaatgtattatttcaaaCTGAAGATAGATAAAAACGCAATCGGAAACCTATCGACAGCATTtgtgtacaacaacaacaatgtgcGAGTCAGCGACCTTAAAAAGACAACAA TCTGTCAGAATGTTACGAACGGTGTGCAGTGTACCTGCGAGCCGCTCCACAAATGGGGCGATAAATCTTGTGAGTCTAAAACTGAATGTTGTCAAAAAGACACATGCACCTTCTCCAAAGACAAGGCTACCGCATGTGTTTCAAACACCTCAG TGACCATCAACGGGTCCATGGAGTTGAATGTACTGAACTATGCCAGTTGTCTGAATGAGAAAACATCCGTGGAGTATAAAAAATGTAGCAACAATGTGACGACAGAG atgaaaatgatgtaCAGCACTTTGAGTGGATTTAACAACTTAGAAATTCTCCGATACAG ACTTGGAAGCATCTACGTAGAGTTTCTTATTAGCATTGCCGAAGCTGTCGACCCACAAGCTTTGATAAGTATATCAAAAGATCTGTCTGAGGCTCTAGGACCACTTTCTATGGAGACTACAG GTGTTGTCCATTTAAAAATACCAAAAGGCCCCGTGTGTTACAACAAGACGGAAAAGCTCGAATGCACTGTACAACATGACCTGCAGACCTCTCCAAGGTGGCAGTTGAAATCAAAGGAAAGATCAAAACTCATAACTAATGGCACACAAGCAACGTTGACACAGGAAACACTGAGGACCACAGTCACAATTACAGGCGTTGATGCACTCTGGGAAG GAGAGTACATGTGTATCTATGAACAGTCTGCAAACAATTCTTTCACCATAACTCACAAAGCCAGCGGTGTAATGGACGTAGCCCTCCAGCCAAACATTGCCATCACCACAAGTCCAAGTTTTCCATCGTGTCAGGATGAAGAAAGCGTCACTCTAACAGTCCAGTGTAATATAGATAACAGTGATGAAAGTTATGTTGTGAAGTGGAGCAGCCAAAAAACAGCAGTAACACAACCAATACACCAAG ATGGAATTTATAAAGCTCGAATAGTTGTTAAATGTGATCCCAAACCAACCACACCGCCACAAGTGAATTGCTCGTTTGTGAACAGCTGCAATCAAACGAGAAACGCTTCGACTGATATCAACATCATATATG ACGGCGACAAATTCTGTACAGCAAACGGTGACTGGGAGAACACCAAAGCTGGTTTCACTGCAGTGTTAAAATGCAAGGATAACGGacctggagaaagaaaaaggaaatgtaaCAG CGATGCGACATGGGGACCTGAGACTTCATCGTGTGTAAACAAGGCCGTGGACAACGTGCTGCAGAAAGCAAAT ATTATTGACATTGGACTTGGCGATGTACAAGAAAATGCTGCAGacgtgttttccctccttgggAATGTcacaaataacacacagaatatCAACACTTTCGCCAACATGAATGCAACTATTGAAGTACTTTCCACTTTGAGTAAAAAGAGTCAACTGAAGCCGAATAGTACATCGACGAAT gaCTTTTTGGAATCATCCAGCAATTTGCTAAACAAGTCTCTTGCCGATACATGgaaaacaaagactgaaaatcGTTCATTAGCTGGGACATATCTGGATTCTGTTGAGCAAATAATTAGGATGGCAGACATACAAAGTACGACTACAAAGAAAAATTTAGAGGTAGCCGCAAAAAATTGCTCAAAGGGGTCAAAGTGTGAGAACAAAGTGTTCAATGTCACAATCCTTCTTGATAGTGAGGACCCAGGCAGTGTAAAAACAGCTGGGTTTAAAGAGCTGGACTCTTATTTGCCTAACAAAGATGATGATTACCAGCCGAACAGCATTGTTGTGTCAACCACTGCTGAAAGGAAATCAAGTTCAGTCACGATTGAAATTGATTTCCCATTAACCAAGAAGAGACCTCGCAACGTTAAGATGCAGTGTGTGTCATGGGACAACACGACCAATAGCTGGTCGTCACTAGGGTGCAAATGGGGTGGTCCTGATGATGAAGGACGCTGCATTTGCACCCATTTGTCCTCATTTGCCATTCTAATGTCAAAGTATCCCATCGACATCCCTTACATGACTGAGATAACCTACGCTGGACTGTCAGTATCAGTCATATCACTCATTATCAGTCTTACAATAGAACTGATTGTCTGGAGCACTGTAGTCAAGACGAATTCTTTATATTTGCGCCACACTGCCCATGTAAACATTTCTCTAACTTTGCTGATTGCTGATTCCTGTTTTTTAGCGTCCTCTGAGCCGAGTCAAATTTCGGTAATCTGGTGCGagattgttgtgttgtttaagCATTTCTGTTACCTGGCCATGTTCTTTTGGATGTTGTGTTTGAGTACCACGCTTCTTCATCAAACAACTTTCCCGTTACATCAACTGAGCAAGAAAGTCTACCTGAGATACTCGTTATTTGTGGGCTACGTGTGCCCCATGCTTATTGTTTTTATCACGTTTATTACCAATAAGGCCGGTTCTGAGAACACATACTTCAGTAAAGAGACCTGTTGGCTGGTTTATGATGGGTTTATGGTAGGGTCCATCCATACATTTGTCATACCAGTCGGTATAATTGTTTTCatcaacattttctccatgGTGGTTGTAATCATGAAGCTTCTGCATCACCCTCAGTTTGCAAAAACATCTAATAGCACTGAAAAAAAGGCTCTTGTAACTGTCATGAGGTCAGTCGTCCTTCTGACTCCAATCTTTGGTGTGACTTGGATCTTTGGGTTTGCCGTGATGATTGTCGACCTCACGTCTGGAATCCTGGCCCTCGCAATCAATTACATCTTCACCGCGCTGAACGCATTCCAG GGTTTCTTCATATTGCTAACCACATGCCTGTTTGATAAAATG aCCCGTGAAGCTCTGCTGAATCGTTTCAAAATCAAC AGTCCATCATCGATTACCGAAAGCTCTGCAAAGTCAGAATCAATCCAGAAATAA